A window of the Cicer arietinum cultivar CDC Frontier isolate Library 1 chromosome 6, Cicar.CDCFrontier_v2.0, whole genome shotgun sequence genome harbors these coding sequences:
- the LOC101501203 gene encoding abscisic acid 8'-hydroxylase 4-like: MEIIAILVYIFLFLSTLLLYSFIKKHRPTPKPKLPPGSMGWPYIGETLQLYSQHPNIFFASKQKRYGEIFKTHILGCPCVMLASPEAARFVLVTHSQLFKPTYPKSKEKLIGSSALFFHQGDYHSRIRKLVQTSLSPESIKKLIPLIQSHVISSLESWASIGHVINSFHEMKKFSFNIGILSVFGNLEGNYREQLKDNYCIVEKGYNSFPNRIPGTAYSKALLARQRIQEIISEIICKKKEQRLIEKNLLGQLLKYKDEKGQTLTDEEIADNVIGVLFAAQDTTASVLTWILKFLHDDQKLLEAIKTEQMAIYEANEGGKIPLSWGQTRNMPITHRVILESLRMASIISFTFREAVVDVVYKGYLIPKGWKVMPLFRNIHHNPEFYPAPHNFDPSRFEVAPKPNTFMPFGNGVHSCPGNELAKLNMLILIHHLVTKFRWEVVGYENGVEYSPFPIPTHGLPARFWRDESIN, from the exons ATGGAGATTATTGCAATTTTAGTTTATATCTTCCTCTTTCTCTCAACTTTGCTTTTGTATTCATTCATTAAGAAACACAGACCCACACCCAAGCCTAAGCTTCCTCCAGGTTCAATGGGCTGGCCTTATATAGGAGAAACTCTTCAACTCTATTCCCAACACCCAAACATCTTCTTTGCTTCTAAACAAAAAAG atatggagaaatatttaaaacacatatACTTGGGTGCCCATGCGTGATGTTAGCAAGTCCAGAGGCTGCAAGATTTGTGTTGGTGACTCATTCTCAGTTGTTTAAGCCTACATATCCCAAAAGCAAAGAGAAGCTTATTGGTTCTTCTGCATTATTCTTTCATCAAGGAGATTACCACTCTCGCATTAGGAAACTTGTTCAAACATCTCTTTCCCCTGAATCTATCAAGAAGTTGATCCCTCTTATTCAATCCCATGTCATTTCCTCCTTGGAATCATGGGCCTCTATTGGACATGTCATCAACTCTTTCCATGAAATGAAAAAG TTTTCTTTCAATATTGGCATCCTCTCTGTCTTTGGTAACTTGGAAGGCAATTATAGAGAACAGCTTAAGGATAATTACTGCATAGTAGAGAAAGGTTACAATTCTTTCCCAAATAGGATACCAGGAACTGCATACTCCAAAGCACTTTTG GCAAGACAGAGAATCCAAGAGATAATAAGTGAGATAATTTGCAAGAAAAAGGAGCAGAGGTTAATTGAGAAGAATCTATTAGGCCAGTTGCTAAAGTATAAGGATGAAAAAGGACAAACGCTAACAGATGAGGAAATCGCTGATAATGTAATTGGAGTACTATTTGCAGCTCAAGATACTACTGCAAGTGTTCTGACTTGGATTCTCAAGTTTCTTCATGATGACCAGAAACTTCTTGAAGCAATAAAA ACAGAGCAAATGGCAATATATGAAGCTAATGAAGGAGGGAAGATTCCATTGAGTTGGGGTCAAACCAGAAATATGCCTATTACTCATAGG GTAATATTGGAAAGCCTGAGGATGGCAAGCATAATCTCATTTACTTTTAGGGAAGCTGTGGTTGATGTAGTATACAAGG GATATTTAATACCAAAGGGTTGGAAAGTGATGCCACTGTTCAGAAACATCCATCATAATCCAGAATTCTACCCTGCTCCACACAATTTTGACCCATCAAGGTTTGAG GTTGCTCCAAAGCCCAATACTTTTATGCCATTTGGCAATGGAGTGCACTCTTGTCCAGGAAATGAGCTTGCCAAATTGAACATGTTGATTTTAATTCACCATCTTGTAACCAAATTTAG GTGGGAGGTAGTAGGATATGAAAACGGAGTTGAATATAGCCCATTCCCAATCCCAACGCATGGTCTACCAGCAAGATTTTGGAGAGATGAATCAATAAACTGA